From the genome of Phoenix dactylifera cultivar Barhee BC4 unplaced genomic scaffold, palm_55x_up_171113_PBpolish2nd_filt_p 001873F, whole genome shotgun sequence, one region includes:
- the LOC120109163 gene encoding alpha carbonic anhydrase 1, chloroplastic-like has protein sequence MCSKGERQSPVNIDKSKLAYNPGLAALERNYVPANATLVNKGYQIALLFDKNVGTLVVDGKNYSLKSVHWHSPSEHTINGKRFAVELHMVHMSDNGRIAVVAILYQIGRRDPFVVQIERKLKELAEEACKGDEEAHVPVGVVHTRSLKRHSSKYFRYSGSLTTPPCTENVIWSILGKVREMAEEQLAALQAPLSQENRNNARPTQPLNYRAVQLYHESRKHDEYSR, from the exons ATGTGCTCGAAAGGAGAACGCCAATCTCCGGTCAACATCGATAAGAGCAAATTGGCTTATAACCCGGGTTTGGCAGCTCTGGAGAGGAATTATGTTCCTGCAAATGCCACCCTTGTTAACAAGGGCTACCAAATTGCG CTCCTATTTGATAAAAATGTGGGGACTCTGGTGGTAGATGGAAAGAACTATAGCCTGAAATCTGTGCATTGGCATTCACCTTCTGAGCACACCATCAATGGCAAACG ATTCGCCGTGGAGCTTCACATGGTCCACATGAGCGACAATGGTAGGATTGCTGTGGTGGCAATCCTGTATCAGATCGGCCGACGTGATCCTTTTGTTGTCCAG ATAGAGAGGAAGCTGAAGGAATTGGCTGAGGAGGCTTGCAAAGGAGATGAGGAGGCACACGTTCCGGTTGGAGTTGTGCATACAAGGTCCTTAAAACGCCACAGCAGCAAGTACTTCAGATATTCTGGATCCCTCACCACACCACCATGCACTGAGAATGTCATCTGGAGCATCCTTGGCAAG GTGAGAGAGATGGCCGAGGAACAATTAGCTGCACTGCAAGCACCTTTGAGTCAGGAGAATCGAAACAATGCGAGACCCACGCAGCCATTGAATTACAGGGCTGTGCAGCTCTATCATGAGTCAAGAAAACATGATGAATACTCTCGCTAA